The following coding sequences lie in one Lolium perenne isolate Kyuss_39 chromosome 2, Kyuss_2.0, whole genome shotgun sequence genomic window:
- the LOC127333368 gene encoding protein MAIN-LIKE 1 → MDLTSQGQKTQQQKPNGRRAVGSSQTWTRYGVLLPSQQTRKLKEWVLTDEQQQLVNASGLGHLALTTGFTIDRSLLTAFCERWNNETNTAHFMGFEMAPSLRDVSYILGIPVTGHVVTSEPIGDEAVNRMCLHYLGESPGSGEQLCGLIRLTWLCRKFHQLPENPTINDIAFSTRAYLLYLVGSTLFPDTMRGFVSPRYLPLLGDFRKIHEYAWGAAALAHLYRGLSVAVTPNATTQFLGSATLLMAWIYEYLPLTQPQQKNQNTLLPRACRWNFGGATRGQRKKVMEWRKDFEHLQLSDVNWNPYKDINPAIVPGYCVAADNICYSRTWLISFNIKEVYVPDRFSRQFGREQGRLHQVPLWARRTWSKAKDWRVEYAREIEEFHQLVGCRFMPSVETNINSLPNEFGQSTTGGSRNASQSQNFSMMVEDLKNDLPVINRYLEGQVLPPEVASFLEKVSTMIKTYSPAQSSPREDEAAQCKNVAARANNSRKRARKPSHLEDPLSPEDSGVNQYQGALVPYEASSRFASVLDGDGTVPPPNGRESFKEHEIMEPWQISHMTTESSSSPDSSSPGSTEWRRQQPDEAPTRRSNESLRRSRRHCVQLKMFKHVDGVGAEETNPIFL, encoded by the exons ATGGACCTCACATCCCAGGGTCAGAAAACACAGCAACAAAAACCAAATGGCAGAAGAGCGGTTGGTAGCTCGCAAACATGGACA CGATATGGTGTTCTGCTACCAAGCCAGCAGACACGGAAACTAAAAGAATGGGTTCTAACTGATGAGCAACAACAACTAGTCAATGCTAGTGGTCTTGGTCATCTTGCTCTTACAACAGGATTTACCATTGACCGTTCCTTGCTTACAGCCTTTTGTGAGAGATGGAACAATGAAACAAATACTGCACATTTCATGGGATTTGAAATGGCTCCGTCACTCCGTGATGTTTCATACATTCTTGGAATTCCAGTGACTGGTCATGTGGTGACATCAGAGCCCATTGGTGATGAAGCTGTGAATCGCATGTGCTTGCATTACTTAGGAGAGAGCCCTGGAAGCGGAGAGCAACTATGTGGCTTGATCAGATTGACTTGGTTGTGCAGGAAATTCCACCAACTGCCTGAAAACCCCACCATCAATGACATTGCATTTAGCACCCGAGCGTACCTTCTATATTTGGTTGGCTCCACCTTGTTTCCTGACACGATGAGGGGCTTTGTATCCCCGAGATATCTACCACTTTTGGGGGATTTTAGGAAGATACATGAGTATGCTTGGGGGGCTGCAGCCCTTGCTCATTTGTACAGAGGATTGTCTGTTGCAGTAACACCAAATGCCACTACCCAGTTTCTTGGCAGTGCAACTTTACTCATG GCTTGGATTTATGAGTATCTTCCTTTAACTCAACCCCAACAAAAGAATCAGAACACCTTGCTGCCCCGGGCATGCCGATGGAACTTTGGAGGAGCAACACGTGGGCAGAGAAAGAAAGTCATGGAATGGAGAAAGGATTTTGAGCACCTTCAGTTGTCTGAT GTCAACTGGAATCCTTACAAGGATATAAACCCAGCAATCGTTCCAGGATATTGTGTTGCAGCAGATAACATTTGCTACTCCCGGACATGGCTAATCAGCTTTAACATAAAAGAGGTGTACGTACCTGACCGATTTTCTAGGCAGTTTGGGAGGGAGCAGGGTCGTCTCCATCAGGTGCCATTGTGGGCAAGAAGAACTTGGAGCAAAGCGAAGGACTGGAGGGTTGAGTATGCTCGTGAGATTGAGGAATTCCATCAATTGGTTGGTTGTCGTTTCATGCCTTCTGTAGAAACTAATATCAACTCCCTCCCGAATGAGTTCGGACAGAGTACTACAGGGGGCAGCCGGAATGCCTCTCAGTCTCAGAACTTCTCTATGATG GTTGAAGATTTAAAAAATGATCTTCCTGTAATTAATCGCTATCTGGAGGGACAGGTACTCCCTCCAGAGGTTGCAAGCTTCCTAGAGAAAGTGAGCACGATGATCAAAACTTACTCCCCAGCACAGAGCAGTCCAAGGGAAGATGAAGCAGCCCAGTGCAAGAATGTAGCTGCCAGAGCAAATAACTCAAGAAAAAGGGCAAGAAAACCTTCACACCTTGAAGATCCTTTAAGCCCAGAGGATTCCGGTGTAAACCAGTATCAAGGTGCGCTGGTACCTTATGAGGCTAGTAGCAGATTTGCCAGTGTGCTGGATGGGGATGGCACTGTCCCTCCGCCAAACGGAAGGGAATCGTTCAAGGAACATGAGATCATGGAGCCATGGCAAATCTCGCATATGACAACAGAGTCCTCTTCCTCTCCAGACTCGAGCTCGCCGGGATCAACGGAGTGGAGGCGGCAACAACCTGATGAAGCTCCAACCCGGAGGAGCAATGAGAGCCTCCGAAGGAGCAGAAGGCACTGTGTGCAGCTCAAAATGTTCAAGCACGTGGACGGGGTGGGTGCCGAGGAAACCAACCCAATCTTCCTCTGA